The sequence below is a genomic window from Theobroma cacao cultivar B97-61/B2 chromosome 6, Criollo_cocoa_genome_V2, whole genome shotgun sequence.
TGGGTGAGGAAACTTTGTGAGTATTTTGTAGGGAAGTAAAGCTCTTTTGTTCCTGGAGCAGGGATGCTTAGTTCTTTAATAAGAGCCTTATTTCTCCTGAAGCAGTGGAAGTTGTAGATTAGAACTTCTACAATAAATTTCGGATATAACTCTACTATGGGGTATGTGAGTTTCTTTATTCACCTATACAATTCTGACTTCCTGTATACATCATTGAGATCAATTCCTAAGTCTGATTGTGCTGACGTTGTGACCTCTAGAACCCATGTTGCCGGATTGTAACCATCCTTGATTTTACTTATTCCTTCTATCTCCTAAAAAATGACAATGAGGCATTTGAAGTATATTTGGTAATCATCCTTAATCCCTCTCTGTCAGGGCAGGggtggaaaaaggaaaagcaacAAAGAATGGTATAACATTTATATCATATAAATTGAGACATGTAGAAGCACTACCTCgaaatatttgattaagtGAAAAGAATGGTGACCCAATGGCCCTGCATATATCTCTTGTCCTCCTCGTGCCATTAAAAACAACTGCAATCTCAGGTAAAATAGTTCAAGGTCACACGAAAATctgtaatttttttcttttttttttgggtaattACAACTGAGAAGTGCTAATTGCAAGTCTTTAGTCTAACTGACCTCATCAAAAGCTTCAAAGATTTCAATGCTTGGTTGATGGATTGTACAGACTACGGTTCTTCCTGTGTCAACAGTGTTCCTGATTGTTCTCATGACAATGGCTGCTGCTCTTGCATCAAGACCTGAGGTTGGCTCATCCATGAATATTATTGAGGGGTTTGCCATGAGCTCAACTGCAACTGTTAGTCTCTTGCGCTGCTCCAATGATAGACCATTCACACCGGGCAACCCAACCATTGCATCCCTTAATGGCGACAATTCCATAAGTTCCATTACCTCCTCAATGAACATCTGCAACTACTAATTATAGCAATTAGAATAATGTTTTATGAGGTCAAATCACTTGACTAAAAAGTTTAAACATAGTTCATCTAGCAGCCTATTAACAAATACGAGTTGAGCTCAAGCATGTGCCTAATACATGAGCTAAGTCTCTAATCAACACCTTGCACAAGAACAGAAAATCAGCCCCAATATGTGATTAATAAGATGGACAAATTAAATGTAAACATTAAAGGCTTTGTTGTGCTAGATAATACTATGAATAATGCTTGAACTGTATTGACTTCCATTTATCCATGCAATTCTAACCAAATCCGGCCAACGCTAGCAAAAATGAGAACCACTTCGCAAAAAACCAAGGTTAGGTTTCCATCCTACGACATATATTACTATTTCAAGTAACGAAGTTGACCTTTCGAGTCCCAGAATCAACTTCAGGAGGTAGGCGAAGCCAGGCTGAGTAGATCAAGGACTCATAGATGGTAACATGGGGAGAATGAATGTCATTCTGTTCACAATAACCAAAAATTCGAGTGaatgtttctttcttcttttggtaCCCTGAAATTGTTATGCTTCCTTGAATGTATCCATCCGTTTTCCTGCCAGCTAGAACATCCATCAAAGTGGTTTTCCCAGCACCACTAACACCCATTAGCGCTGTCAGAATAGAAGGCCTAAATGTGCCACTTACACCTTTCAAAAGCTCTAGTCTGTCTTCATTGACACCTTGGTTTTTCATTTCCTGCAAGTccaattaaaaagataattttaaattcttaaatatACCTATTTTAGCTTCTGCAAATGTTTAGACTTGTCAAGTTTGAAGTTACCTGTGGCATGTCCACAAAGTATCTAATTGCATCAAAAGTGATCCAAAATTGTTCAAATGGAAGGACCATTCCTCTTCTCCTTCGTCTTTGGGGTACCCCTGCATTGGTTTCAAAATTCTCCGTGGATGTTATGGTAGAGGAGACTCTTCTTATCTCGTCATTTCCTTTTCCTGCAAGTCAAATATAATAGGCTTTAACCATCAAATCAATTATCTGACAAAAAACAGGCAATGTTGCAGGTAAATTATACAAGAGGAGTTTGGAGAGGAGATATTACCTGCAGATTCAGCTCCTTGGCAAGAGAGCTGGGTTTTCTTGTCATTATTATCATCTTGTTTACTTTGAAAGGTTTCTTCTGATATGAAGGCCTCACTCTTCTCAATTGCTGTAAATTAATTCACctataataaatcaataaaagctGATCTTTTCTTGGAAAACATTATGTAAACAAGGGCACAGCTACTTACGGTTGAGGTAAGTGAGAGCAACTGTAAAGAGGCAACAGAATACCAATGTGAATCCTATAgttgatcctactcctatcCAATACCAATATGAATCTAGAAACATTCCACGAGTCTTCAGAACAACAATGCCAAGTGTTTCTGTTGAATTTGGATAAACCTTTGAAACAAAAAGTGAAACTAATCATTACCACATTTTAGTTGAGAACTTACTTGGTATGCCTGTGGTGGTACTATTGAGACTCAAATTTCAGAAACTTACTGGATGCCTCCAACTCTCTCCGAGGAATTCATTTACTGCAAGTGCATTTTGCGCGTACATCATAGGAGATGACCAGTATACCCATATCCACCATTTCTTCACAGATTCTGGATGcaccaaaaaagaaatggacTTCTTACAAGGTTTCTCAGcattaaaattattgttcCATTTCTAGTTTGTGAAACGATATTAGAAATACCTTTGGAGAGGACAAAACCACCTAACACAACATAAATTATCAACCCAAGAGCAGCAAATGTGTTTCCCAAAATTGGGGTCCTACAAACAGCACCAAGGAATCGGAAAAATACAGAGGCCATTACTTTTATAAGCAACAGCAGGAGATATTGTCTGAAGAATCTGCGAGTATATTATATGCTTCTTTATATCAttgattattaaaaatattaataacaaCCAAATTAATAAGTTGTTTAGAAATTAACTGTTTGTTTGATTAGCCTGTACCTGCCAACATTTGGATCATATCCAATGACATAATAAATggggaaaacaaaaacagcTACTTCTATTAATGAAATGGGGAGCCTAATGGACCATGAAGGAAGAGCATATGCCCAAGGAGGATAAAGGAGAAATGCTCTTTGCTTGTAGAAAACAGGAAGCTTTGCAATGGTCATGGACGTCTCTGAAAATCCATTAAGCATGCTCACATAAAGTATGAAGAAGAGAGATCCCATGAATATCCCTCCATCACTTTGTGAATCTCTATGCATCTCAGTTCGTAGGAAGACCGTCATCGTGACAAATGCTGTTACTAATAGCTGAAATGTGATGCAAAGAAAAGTGATAGATTGTGAGATTTCATCTAAACCTCTCATTAGCATTTGACTATGGACGTCAATCTATTTCACCTGAATGAGCTTGAATATGATAACAAACGAGTTCCTCTTTGTCAGCAAGAGTTCTCTTGACATGCAAGCATTAAAAAGCTCCTTCTTTCCAACACCATACTTCTGGGTTGTTAAGGCAGCTCTGTGACTTTTGCTCCTATCAAATGGGGCGCTGATCTCAGTTTTAAGTTTCAAGCTAACATGAAATGACTTGAAGGCTTGTACAAATTCCTTGATTGTGACATATCTGTAAGGCTCATTCTCACGAGCCCAGTACTGCCCTTGATCCTTTTTTGATGTCACCTGCAAGGAAAGAACACCAGTTCAAACTTCATCTATTAATTTGTATAGTATGttcttttaacaatttacTCTTACTTCTTGAAGAAAGTCAGCCACTCCTTTCCTCTCAGGACATCTAAAGCCCATGGATTCAAAAAATTCGAGCACGTGTTCACGGGGCCCTTGATACACAATTTGTCCATCAGAGAGGAGAATAATGTCATCGAAGAGATCATAAGTCTCAGGCTGGGGCTgcaggagagagatcaaagcGGTCCCATCAAGAACGTGGACGTAATTCTTGAGTGCATTTACGACTTGGAAAGTAGTGGagctgtccaaaccagttGATATCTCATCCATCAACAACACCTTAGCTGGTCCAACCAGCATTTCACCTGAAATTTACTAGTCCAGATACTGTCAATCATCTTACTTAATGAAAcggttataaaaaaaaaaaatagcaaatCTTCTACAAGTTTGGATTGTTTTACCTGTAGTAAGACGTTTCTTCTGCCCTCCAGATATTCCTCTTAGCATCCCATCCCCTACCAAGGTATCTGCACAGACTTCAAGTCCTAAAATCTGAGATTACAAGTGAAGTGCGTTATAACCTTTGATTGCTTCATATAGACAAGTACCATAATTCCTCACACCCCAAACAATGGTAGCAAGTTTTAAGGAGATACTATACCTTCAACACATAATCCACAACAATGTTCATCTCTTGGCCTTCTGTAGCTGCCGCCTAAAATATATGTGCGGTTCAATTTTAGGGGAAAGAGAAACTCTTGacataaaagaatattttgattgtgaatttcaccttaaTAAGGATTCAAAAAGGATATAGAGTTTATGTTGAccagaaatatatataaaaagattaaTTCCATTCTAGGAAATGCTTAATATGTCTAAAGCAATTGAACTCACCTTCATAAATATATCAACATCAGGATCTGGCTTAATATTAGctgctttctctctccttaacAATTCCACTAGCATGTCTGCATGCACAAAGAGGAATGACAAGATCAAATAAAGCTTCTGCATCCTATTGAACAACAATATTTCCAGTAACTCTGTTCATTATTTGTGAATATGTATGCTTcagtattaaaaatttaacataatatCACATTAATTAGCACTTCTAATAAGGTTATTATCGTACGTATGAAGTTCGTGTTGCACAATAAGTCTTTTACACGTCAATTGATTTCAGGTCGAACATCCTTCCTTATACTTTTAAGATATCGATTCTTTTATCCCATCTTTTTTATATACAGAAGaactaaaagagaaaaaaaaaaaaaaacatccaCTAACCATATTGTGAACCAGCCCCCTGGCATCTGGCAGAGAAAGCCAAGGTCTCTCTGACTGTCATTTCAGGTATATGGAGATCATGTTGACTTATATAAGCAGCAGACTTTTGAGGCACGAACTCTCGAAGGTCATGGCCATTATAAGTAACCCTCCCCGAGAACTGATTTTGCAAAAGGATAAAGAGAACATCAGGTTCAGGTTGGGCATACGCTAATAAGTGTAAAAGTACCAAGGTCCACTAATCTTCATTCTGTAGAAAATAGAGTTGTTTGATTCTTTTCTTCTGTAGCTCATTTTAATACCTtcttatattttgaatttaatttctttaattatttagtattaaaaaattgaaatattattaaaaaaaatctttaaattcaGAGGTTATTCTTTCTTAATTCCAATGAGTATGAATGGCAATAAAGATCAAGGGGGCAGATGGAgcatattattttattatatatatgagaaataattttattaaatgcGGGTGAAATACATTAAGTACTTGATATTGTACTAACCTAAGTAATAATTtgcattataattaatgttgCTACTTACGTTTGACTTTGCGCAACTGTTGAAAAGATCACGATcaagtaaaataataaaagtgaatagcccaaaaaaagaaagtccCCCCATTATTACCCTAATGGCGTGTTTGGTATTAGTCATTCCCTCTTTATTCCTTGCACTTTTTTATTCCTTGTTTGGTGGCATTTTCCTGTTGGGAAAAAAGAGGCTTAACCATTCCCCTCCCTCCCCATTATTACCCATTAGACATTCCATGATTGATGGCataggaaaaaaatataattggaCGAAAATGTCCCTATTTAATAGAACTAATTACAACCCTAGCACtatactttctttcttttctttttctcccttattgatatttaataacaataaaaattaaaagattaaaaaatgaaaaatacaaatagagaaataaattcaaataattaaaataaaaaattatataactaatttaatataaattatttaataatttaatagtaaattattgatgtttaatgaaaatagaaattaaaagatgaagacatgaaaaataaaaagagagaaaaatgattcaaataattaaaattaaaaattgtataactaatttaaaaataaattattcaatcaTTTAACatagttaaaatattaataattaataaaaattattgatgtttaatgaaaaaaaatttatttttatttttgatgaaaataaatcttattataataaagggtaattttgtcattttatcatttatttcttgattatttcaaaattagttCCACCAACCAAACagtaaaataaatcataataataatttctatCTTATTCTATTTCATAAACTAAATTATAAAgtaataattctattttatttttacataataattattttatttcattttacgTGACAAAACGTACCCTAAGATCTTGATTAAGCATCCCAGCCAATGCCAATAAAAGTGTGGTTTTTCCTGAGCTTGGAGGACCGAGCAGCAATGTCATTCTGCAAAAACTCGTTCAAAACACTAAAAGGACAAAGTTATGACTAGAGTGCTGAGATCCTTGTCTGGTGCAATCTTTGCCAAGCACGTGAGTTTTGACCCTCCGATTTGGCATTATGGGTTACAAGCCGTTAGATCAACTTTTGGGCTTTGGTAAACCGGCAATTACCAGTTCTAACATACAAGACAGAGAGAAACTTTCAAATAAGAGCACTATACAACAAACCATTTGGGTTTCCTACCATGAATAAGCTTATGAGATGGGTGAAACATAAAGTCTTTTAAGGAATACACTTAAGCTTATGAGCTAGATGAAGGGCAATTTCTTGTGGGTTGACAATAGGTAGAGGAATTTTGATTTCATGTAATAATAAACCATTACTTGTTTTCTGAAtttaacaattattttattatcattttacttCAGTTATTAAAGGTAGTTTTactccaatttaattttacatttatagttgtcaaatttttaaactCTTAGGATTTAAGTGGTATATGATGTAATTTCACCCCAATTTTTATACATCTTACATTTTAATAGATATCTTAGtctcattttaattaattgtttgtAAACATAATAAGAATTATAATTACTAATTTGTCAATTATGGTTTGTATTTATGTGAGCGAACCCCTCCTTAATATATTTTGCCACTTGATTTTTGTCATTATAACAttctaatttaaattttgaattgacTTAATTcactcaaaattaaatctaattatAAGTggataatattataaaatagtttaactaACTCGAATTGATTCAAATAGagataatttgaatttgagtaATTTGAAAAGTAAAGTGACTCGATTTAAAGTAATTTGTAACTTGAAATAAGGTGATAACCCAAAActtaattgatcaaaaaccATTTAGTATATCCTCgattcttgaattttctttctcatgtttttttccttagtttaatttcttaaaatttaaagttttgCATTATTTGGATCATTTTAAAAGCTCTGGAAACTGAGAagtgaaagattttgaaaaaagaaaaagaagaagaatgtcAGAACCAACCGGCATGGTAAACTGAAAATACCTCCAAAACTAAAACTTAGCCGGTTGCTGGCCAACGTAATTCCTGACGGATCATCACATCAATTGACCAAAGAAGCCGTTTGGTGGGAGAAATATTGATTACATTCCTGAGAATGTGATCGGATAAGTAATATAGTTTTTGAGACGGTCCACATTGAAGGGCCTGATCACGGGACTGCACCAAACAAGGATCTCACTCTTGGGAAAAAGCTAGCAGCATATCATGTATTTGACTGACAACAACTTTTGCCAGCCATCTCACCTGCAAGGCTTAAGGATTCCAGTAACGCCTTCAAGGATACTAATCTGTTTCTTTCTACTAGGAAGTAGACGGAGGTAGCTTAGGAAGCTCTAGGgaacaaaaataacaaatcaACGTCAGCAAACTAGAAAGaattattctaaaattaaagATGAATATTGTCGTCATTTGAGGctgattaattaatcaattaccTCCACCATATTGGtataaaagttgaaaaatgaagGCAGAGCTCTGCTTCCTACATAAGCTTCGGCACAAACATTTAGTTGCTCAAATCGAACTTCAATCCTGGGAAGTTCTATTCCAACCCTGGTATCATGCATACAAGAAAAGCATGAAGCCGATTTCTAAAACATAACCAAAAATCAGGTACTAATGTAGGAaataacttcaaaattttggCATTCTAACCCTGCTCTTGCTTAGCATATTGCATAGTAATTCTAGgcagaaaaataatggaaagaGAGCAGGATCCAACTTAGTAAATGTAGCTTTCTTTTGCTTTGGAGGCGAGAGAAAATTAGGAAGCAAAAGAGAAATCCTATATATATGCTACTTACCTATCAATTCGGTTTCTAAGCTGCAACAAGAAACTCTCATTGTCTTCCTCAGTGCTTTTGAATAACCTCTCCACTGTCTTAACTCTTTCATGAAAGGTAAGGTTCTTAACCTCAATTTCACTAGTCTGACCTCGTGATCTTTGCAGCAAACCTTTCTTTAAACGTTCGTACGTGGGAAGTCTTTCTAATGCAGCCCACTTAAGAGCTTCTTCATCGTCTTGTAAAGACATTGAAAAAACTTCCGAAGCATTTCTGCTGCTTGCTACTGAGGGACTGTCCCTCCTCAACGAACTTTGATCAAGTTCATGAAGATCTCCTGCCTCTCCACTCTTCATTTAAGTTATTACCGCTgaaactaaaaagaaattaaccCAATATACAACTACAGTTTCTATTAGAAATAAACACATATGAAAAACATATACTACTTTCTTTATGCCTCCAGTATTCCCCTCAATGAAGCACTAGCAACCTTTACTCCTTTGCTTTTCAAAGGCGAGGAAAAGTTTATTAGCAATAATATTAAGAAGCCACTAGCATATATCAGAAAGAGCAGTATTGAGTATGGCTATTTTGGGGTGCTAGTTTCAGTTGTGAGAAAGGCAGTAGTGAAGGCAAAGGGAATGAGGAGCATTATTCTTGGAGAGTTTAGTAGTGAAGGCAAAGCTGCAATGCAGTAGGCTTTTATGAATGATGAATCGGTTGGGGTCACTTTGGTTGACTTTCACTAATAGCTGTATACTGTTGGGGGggtgggggggggggagggggggggAGAGGGTGGAAGATTGTGTGGGGCTGAGGGTAGGGGTGCGGGTTGGGTGTGGTGGGGGTTAGCCTAGGCTGGTTAAATGTTGATTGTTGTTTTGATAAAGGGGAAGAACGTATGTTTGTTCGCTATATACTTTCACGGTAATGTTGGATCTACTACAAGGTCAAGTTACGGGAATTGCTGTGTTTGCAAAGGAGAGTTTTCCTCCTTTCATTCTAACAATCCGTtacattaaatttcataaaaaaaaaaacaatctgttaaattaataaatagttaaattatGCAATTAGCACTTATATTTTAGCAAAGTAATGGATTTACTCCCTATACAAtaacttttataaaaattgagtttttatattttttaaaattaataatattagtcCAATTATTAacagttttaaaatttttctattatttatgttaacatgatatttttttattaatgtgaCATTTAATATGATTATCTGTTAACATTGacgtgattttttttatttatttcacaacattcttttcagttttttaaattatggaacacataaatttaatttttctcaacCTCATAACACTCTTTTCCTAAATCTCAAAAAGCctattcatattttttgtttatttttgttccaATCCTATTTAAAACCATTAGCTCACATTAGGTAATTTTATGTCCTACTTATAAAATCTATGTAAAAACTTGATCATGTCATATAAGCACTACTATTACATCATTTGTAAAACACCACATTATAATCATCAAATTTAATGTCATATCAATAAGAAAATATCACGTCAACATAACCAAACGCCGTATCAAcatagataataaaaaaattttaatacatCGGACTGAcatttttacttttgaaaAGTATAAGGACTCaattttaacaaattattatatatgaaCTAAATCTATTATTTTGATAGATTATGGGGTCTAATCAcataattttacctttatatatatatatgagaaaCAGAGTTATACACTCCGGACACCTAACGCCAAGAACCGAAATCCCAGTGTCAGAAATATGTAAACAAGTAATGACGGCACCaaacaatttatcaaaggcaTTGGTAACTTCGAAAGCTGTTACTTGATATTGAGAAATCAAACAGTACTCCACATATATATAAAGCTGCTGGTCACCATGCTTTAAAGAGTTCTCAAGTCTGAAGAGGCCTCCAATTATTTCTAGGTCCATTAGGCTAACGTAACCGATAATGTTGAATCtctttcaacattcaatacaGCAACCAAATTAttctgtttctcttttttttaaccttTCAGGGTTTACTGTATTAATGGCCGGTCCAGCGTATGAAAAAACTCAAGAaaaacgaaaatttttttgaaccCAAAGGCTTGGTTCAGTTCAATTTGacttttttgttatatttgatTTGGTTTGAACTAGGTCCCAattgaatattatttttttaatcttttatattactttttattttccttaatataaaaacatttattatatctataaatttatttaaataaatttaaaaaatatgaaagaaCTGAACCAATTTGAACAAATGAAATTCAATTTAGATGGATTCGCTTTTAAGAAGTATTAGACTTAGGGTTTAGTTTATCCAAAACCAAACCAAATTGAACCTATGCAGCCGGCCTGAATtgtagttttttcttttccttataaaatctatttatagaaaaaatatatGGTAAATAAATTCAAGTTGGTACATCTTAATTAAtctatatacacacacacaaagaCACGAGATTTTCTCCatctatttttaattgattttaaattaaattttattattaaatttgatataGTATGGACTCCTATTTGTTTGCTCTACCTTAAATATATGGTGTAGGAGATTAGGACAATTAgtatgaaagagaaaattagcttgcatttgtattaaaaagagaaactaGACTCTAATATCATATTTAGTAACGAAAAGTGATCTAGAATTAATTGATTATAGGTGGAGTTGTACATTTAAGCTAATCAATACAATAAAGTCTTATATACACCtctaatattataaaaatgagataaaaaaaCACAACATCGCTTGTCAGATGAGAGATATATTTccagccaaaaaaaaaagataaaagaaatacCGAGCTTAGGTTTAATAAATAGCAGTTGTAAGATTTGAGAGGGTATCCCAAATGATGTAATCCTCTCCTTGATGAATTATTTCTTCGTCTTCTCGAGCAGAAAATAAGAATTCACCTAACATTGTTCCTTGATTTGTCAGTAACATGCAAAAAACCCTTTCAATATACTCTTAAAGCACTTTGATGTCTCTTATTTCAAAATGTATTATTGGGGGTCTCTCCGACTGTTCATTACGGTTAATCAACAAGTGCTTCCAAATATGGAAAAGTCATAATTATTCTCAAATaactgaaaaataaaaaaatatataaaaatttcataatttaatttaagttaataataatagtataaatatttttattcaatatttatgaacttagaaaataataaaaaagacacATAATTATAAACAACGAAAAATTAGAAGGCATATAATAAAATGTCttttaaattacaattttacaaGGCATTACGAAcattctcttaaaaaaaactaatcaaAACTAATCAAGAACTTGAAAATTCACGTAGATTGTGGTTTTCATTAGTATTTCTGATCCAAATCTATCATGTACtgtttaagtttaaaatacCTATTACATATGTTTATTATAACTACTTgataatcaaattatatttcattctCAATTTGAcatctaaaatttaaaaactcatTTAGAGATAAAAAAAGATATGAAATTTTTGTACGTggtgtatttatttattttttaaagatttttagttattttggAAAACGGAAAAGGAATTGTTAATATTGATGTCCATTCTAAAAGGGTAAAATCAAAGTATAGTGTCGaacaaattataattgttgAGTTCTACACTCGCAAACTCAATGGAGTAAGTTATAGTGATACCTGTTACCGACGTGATGTATCCCATTATGTTTTGGTGATGGATATACAACTCAGCTTGAATAGTAAAGTCTTGTGTGTGAACCTATAAATGGGTAAAGATTACATTTGTTGAGCTACCATGTAATATAGAATCTCTAAagtaattattaagtttttgaatgtaatatataattgaaagCCGAATGCCTATGGTAACATTCTTACCTAGCTTATTGAGCTTTTGTTCAATTACGAaaattctatatttttttaaaaaagaaattaaatattagaattttgtttttttcatcaatttgTACACACAATTAATATTGTTAATCAAATGAATGATTTGTTTAAATATATCCAATAAAATTGTGACTTGTGGTAtgtttttattgattatttattaGCACATTATCATTTGACCAACAAtattaattttacataaaaaattaatggacGGATGCAAAGTTCAAATGCCTAATTATCATGCACTTTTAAACTTTAAGTACTaaataaaagatttaattataattttttttgaaaggtatgCAATTTTATTGCTTTGAACCATAATCAAAGTAACTATGAGTTTTCTAAAGTATATAAAAgactataaaaaataaattaaaaaacgCCAAGACAAAATTACCCAATTTTAAAGATATTGGGAGCAGTTGGGCTCATAAACAAAACTCAGCCTAACCCCTCTATCTTAAGAATGCTGAGATTTGACCTcatgttcaaaataaaattaatcaagaaattaaaattcagtCCCTTGAAATGTCGAATCTCTCTGTGCGACTTTCCTTATCGAACATTTCTTCAAGGTTTAGGATAATATCCAGGACATTCATAGCTTCATATTGCTTTTGAAGATCTAGAGCCATAGTAGCCACCATCACACATGTGGCTGGATTGAGATCATCCATATAAACTCTAGAAGCTTCATTTTCCTCATTTGTAGCATCATCGTTAGGTTCTTTGGGAACAGGACCATTTAGGACATAatccttttttctcttgtttcaaGACAATAATGATATTGCAAAACTAGTCAATGAAATTTGATCCTGTCAACTTGTTTACATCAAGTATGCTTAGTCATTAACAcaaattatgtaatcataaagacaaggttttagaattttatatgattattctcaatattttatcaaaataataactcTCTTCtaatattttgagaaatttaacCTCTAGACTTCTTATTGAGCTAGG
It includes:
- the LOC18595687 gene encoding ABC transporter G family member 39 isoform X3, whose product is MTVRETLAFSARCQGAGSQYDMLVELLRREKAANIKPDPDVDIFMKILGLEVCADTLVGDGMLRGISGGQKKRLTTGEMLVGPAKVLLMDEISTGLDSSTTFQVVNALKNYVHVLDGTALISLLQPQPETYDLFDDIILLSDGQIVYQGPREHVLEFFESMGFRCPERKGVADFLQEVTSKKDQGQYWARENEPYRYVTIKEFVQAFKSFHVSLKLKTEISAPFDRSKSHRAALTTQKYGVGKKELFNACMSRELLLTKRNSFVIIFKLIQLLVTAFVTMTVFLRTEMHRDSQSDGGIFMGSLFFILYVSMLNGFSETSMTIAKLPVFYKQRAFLLYPPWAYALPSWSIRLPISLIEVAVFVFPIYYVIGYDPNVGRTPILGNTFAALGLIIYVVLGGFVLSKESVKKWWIWVYWSSPMMYAQNALAVNEFLGESWRHPVYPNSTETLGIVVLKTRGMFLDSYWYWIGVGSTIGFTLVFCCLFTVALTYLNPIEKSEAFISEETFQSKQDDNNDKKTQLSCQGAESAGKGNDEIRRVSSTITSTENFETNAGVPQRRRRRGMVLPFEQFWITFDAIRYFVDMPQEMKNQGVNEDRLELLKGVSGTFRPSILTALMGVSGAGKTTLMDVLAGRKTDGYIQGSITISGYQKKKETFTRIFGYCEQNDIHSPHVTIYESLIYSAWLRLPPEVDSGTRKMFIEEVMELMELSPLRDAMVGLPGVNGLSLEQRKRLTVAVELMANPSIIFMDEPTSGLDARAAAIVMRTIRNTVDTGRTVVCTIHQPSIEIFEAFDELFLMARGGQEIYAGPLGHHSFHLIKYFEEIEGISKIKDGYNPATWVLEVTTSAQSDLGIDLNDVYRKSELYRRNKALIKELSIPAPGTKELYFPTKYSQSFLTQWKACLWKQNCSYWRNTAYTAFRLLFTAFLALVYGSMFWDLGSKRKRRQDLSNAMGAMYTSVYFIGVINSFLVIPVVGIERTVFYRERAAGMYSSLAYSLAQVVIELPYLFILAIAYGVIIYAMIGFEWNATKFFWYMFFMFFNLLDNTIFAMMLVALTPNQQVAYIVSTAIYSLWNLFAGFIIPRPRIPVWWRWYSWTSPLTWTFYGLIASQFGDVKDMLDTNETVQSFIRSHYGFRHDFIGVVAAPIVAFAVLFALIFSVSIKVMNFQRR